In a genomic window of Quercus lobata isolate SW786 chromosome 4, ValleyOak3.0 Primary Assembly, whole genome shotgun sequence:
- the LOC115987023 gene encoding 60S ribosomal protein L27-3-like: MVKFLKPNKAVVLLQGRFAGHKAVIVRNFDDGNRDRPYGHCLVAGLAKYPKKVIRKDSAKKTAKKSRVKAFLKVVNYSHIMPTRYTLDVDLKDIVSADALQSRDKKVTAAKETKARFEDRFKSGKNRWFFSKLRF; this comes from the coding sequence ATGGTGAAGTTCTTGAAACCCAACAAGGCAGTGGTCCTTCTACAGGGCCGATTCGCAGGCCACAAAGCCGTGATCGTTCGCAACTTCGACGATGGCAACCGAGACAGACCCTACGGTCACTGTTTGGTAGCTGGTCTAGCCAAGTACCCAAAGAAGGTGATCCGCAAGGACTCGGCCAAGAAGACCGCCAAGAAGTCACGCGTCAAGGCCTTCCTCAAGGTCGTGAACTACTCTCACATCATGCCCACTCGCTACACTCTCGATGTCGATCTCAAGGACATTGTCTCCGCCGATGCTCTTCAGTCTAGGGACAAGAAGGTCACTGCAGCTAAGGAAACCAAGGCTAGGTTCGAGGACAGGTTTAAGTCTGGAAAGAATAGGTGGTTCTTTTCTAAGCTcaggttttga